The proteins below are encoded in one region of Enhydrobacter sp.:
- a CDS encoding pyridoxamine 5'-phosphate oxidase family protein, protein MSDDSDVARLLAGAARAVRSVRYCWLVTAREAGGAEARPMGRLLHDPGEDDWTLRFVTDGRSRKAAALGRDGRVTLVFQDDPAEAYLTLAGRAVLRAEAAEVRRRWQPGYDAYFPTAEDRAAAVFVEIAVERMSLWIRGVTPEPFGLATTILEREAGGRWRLAA, encoded by the coding sequence ATGAGCGACGACAGCGACGTGGCGCGCCTGCTGGCCGGCGCGGCGAGGGCGGTGAGGAGCGTGCGCTATTGCTGGCTGGTGACGGCGCGCGAGGCGGGCGGGGCCGAGGCGCGGCCGATGGGGCGGCTGCTGCACGACCCGGGCGAGGACGACTGGACGCTGCGCTTCGTCACCGACGGGCGCTCGCGCAAGGCGGCCGCGCTCGGGCGCGACGGGCGCGTGACCCTGGTGTTCCAGGACGATCCGGCCGAGGCCTATCTGACGCTCGCCGGCCGCGCGGTGCTGCGCGCGGAGGCAGCCGAGGTGCGGCGGCGCTGGCAGCCCGGCTACGACGCCTACTTCCCTACGGCGGAGGACCGCGCCGCCGCCGTCTTCGTCGAGATCGCGGTCGAGCGCATGTCGCTGTGGATCCGCGGCGTCACGCCCGAGCCGTTCGGCCTCGCGACGACGATCCTCGAACGCGAAGCCGGCGGCCGCTGGCGCCTGGCCGCCTGA
- a CDS encoding glycoside hydrolase family 15 protein, which yields MGSTNLAPGKPGIPPTWTSSAKDLVTTALAQSRIWVTTGFGIVNEVYWPATGTPQIRDLGFIVATPDGWSEVKRVARYTVSVPKPYVPLPRVVHEGPGYRLEIELLPAPLRDALLISWRLEGEGARLYALLSPHLGNSGLGNNARAGRDLAAWKDDNALCLASDSGFSRTSAGYVGVSDGWQDFDRNGGMSWSWTEALDGNVALMGELASQEGVLALGFSEHIEGARTLARSAIAEGYDTMRERFIHDWEEWGRKLVIPGGSLPVEREAYVSAVVLKVHEDRSFPGSIVASLSVPWGNASDSSGGYHLVWARDCVEAGLALIGVGEIEDAVWMLCYLIATQHDDGHWSQNTFPDGRPFWEGIQLDEVGFPIVLAAKLAEQGSLAGVSGVEAMVRRAAGYLANHGPVSAQDRWEENAGISPFTIGIEIVALIAAAEFLEDEERDYVLSLADCWNERIEDWTYVEGGPLAAPHGVRGYYVRLGPAALDGGLRGRVNVKNRNGEWVEAAALVGMEFLYLVRLGLRKANDPRILDSLKVAEALLRVETPNGVAYRRYNGDGYGEKEDGSPFDGSGIGRAWPLLAGERGHFELAAGRDPLPWLETMARMTGPAGLIPEQVWDAPAIPSRMLEPGKPSGSAMPLVWAHAEFLKLLIAREKKRPLELLASVEDHLARTGGRAKAWHWRLDTPFEALPAGRAVVIDLARPFVLHFGFDGWQGTTDRPSTPLPFGRHGVRLAAADLAGHRSLDFTLYLSADGRWEGRDQKVALG from the coding sequence ATGGGGAGTACGAACCTTGCGCCGGGCAAGCCCGGCATCCCGCCGACCTGGACGTCGAGCGCGAAGGATCTGGTGACGACGGCGCTGGCCCAGAGCCGGATCTGGGTGACGACCGGCTTCGGCATCGTGAACGAGGTCTACTGGCCCGCCACCGGCACGCCGCAGATCCGCGACCTCGGCTTCATCGTCGCGACGCCCGACGGCTGGTCGGAGGTCAAGCGCGTCGCCCGCTACACCGTCTCGGTGCCCAAGCCCTACGTGCCGCTGCCGCGGGTCGTGCACGAGGGCCCGGGCTATAGGCTGGAGATCGAGCTGCTGCCGGCTCCGCTGCGCGACGCGCTGCTGATCTCGTGGCGGCTCGAGGGCGAGGGGGCGAGGCTGTACGCGCTCCTGTCGCCGCATCTCGGCAACAGCGGCCTCGGCAACAATGCGCGCGCCGGCCGCGACCTGGCGGCGTGGAAGGACGACAACGCACTCTGCCTCGCGAGCGACTCGGGCTTTTCGCGCACCAGCGCGGGCTATGTTGGCGTGTCCGACGGCTGGCAGGACTTCGACCGCAACGGCGGCATGAGCTGGAGCTGGACCGAGGCGCTCGACGGCAACGTGGCGCTGATGGGCGAGCTCGCGTCGCAGGAGGGCGTTCTCGCCCTCGGCTTCTCCGAGCACATCGAGGGCGCGCGCACGCTGGCACGCTCGGCGATCGCCGAAGGCTACGACACGATGCGCGAGCGCTTCATCCACGACTGGGAGGAATGGGGCAGGAAGCTGGTGATCCCGGGCGGCTCGCTCCCGGTCGAGCGCGAGGCCTACGTCTCCGCCGTCGTGCTGAAGGTGCACGAGGATCGCAGCTTCCCCGGCTCGATCGTGGCCAGCCTCAGCGTGCCGTGGGGCAATGCGAGCGACAGCTCCGGCGGCTATCACCTTGTCTGGGCGCGCGACTGCGTCGAGGCGGGGCTGGCGCTGATCGGCGTGGGCGAGATCGAGGACGCGGTGTGGATGCTCTGCTACCTGATCGCCACCCAGCACGACGACGGGCACTGGAGCCAGAACACCTTTCCCGACGGCCGTCCCTTCTGGGAGGGCATCCAGCTCGACGAGGTCGGCTTCCCGATCGTGCTCGCGGCCAAGCTCGCCGAGCAGGGATCGCTGGCCGGCGTGAGCGGCGTCGAGGCGATGGTGCGGCGCGCGGCCGGCTATCTCGCCAATCATGGGCCGGTGAGCGCACAGGACCGCTGGGAGGAGAATGCCGGCATCAGCCCGTTCACCATCGGCATCGAGATCGTGGCGCTGATCGCGGCGGCGGAGTTCCTGGAGGACGAGGAGCGCGACTACGTGCTCTCGCTCGCCGACTGCTGGAACGAGCGCATCGAGGACTGGACCTATGTCGAGGGCGGGCCGCTGGCGGCTCCGCACGGCGTGCGCGGCTACTATGTGCGGCTGGGGCCGGCGGCGCTCGACGGCGGCCTGCGCGGGCGCGTCAACGTCAAGAACCGCAACGGCGAATGGGTCGAGGCGGCGGCGCTGGTCGGCATGGAGTTCCTCTATCTCGTGCGGCTCGGCCTGCGCAAGGCGAACGACCCGCGCATCCTCGATTCGCTCAAGGTCGCCGAGGCGCTGCTGCGTGTGGAGACGCCGAACGGCGTCGCCTATCGCCGCTACAACGGCGACGGCTACGGTGAGAAGGAGGACGGCAGCCCGTTCGACGGCAGCGGCATCGGCCGCGCCTGGCCGCTGCTGGCGGGCGAGCGCGGCCACTTCGAGCTGGCGGCCGGGCGCGATCCGCTGCCCTGGCTCGAGACCATGGCGCGCATGACGGGACCGGCCGGGCTGATCCCCGAGCAGGTGTGGGACGCGCCCGCGATCCCCTCGCGCATGCTCGAGCCCGGCAAGCCCTCGGGCAGCGCCATGCCGCTGGTGTGGGCGCATGCCGAGTTCCTGAAGCTCCTGATCGCGCGCGAGAAGAAGCGGCCGCTCGAGCTGCTGGCGAGCGTCGAGGATCATCTCGCGAGAACCGGCGGGCGCGCGAAGGCCTGGCACTGGCGGCTCGACACGCCGTTCGAGGCGCTGCCGGCCGGCCGCGCGGTGGTGATCGACCTCGCCCGGCCGTTCGTGCTCCATTTCGGCTTCGACGGCTGGCAGGGCACGACCGACCGCCCCTCGACGCCGCTGCCCTTCGGCCGCCACGGCGTCCGCCTGGCGGCCGCCGACCTCGCCGGCCACCGCTCGCTCGACTTCACCCTCTACCTCTCCGCCGACGGCCGCTGGGAAGGCCGCGACCAGAAGGTGGCGCTGGGCTGA
- a CDS encoding amidohydrolase family protein has protein sequence MLQCSSTRAPGRHPAGCLCQSPGFARLNARLEAKFSRRAFVAGAAATAMSAFGPRPASARIPKAPGSAIAFTNVRVFDGKSEALRAGLRVVVEGQKIKAVEAAGQPLAAGVRTIDCGGRVLMPGLIDAHWHAMMAAIPLTTLMVADVGYINLLAANEAERTLMRGFTSVRDMAGPSFSLKRAIDTGLVSGPRIWPSGAMISQTGGHGDFRFPYEVPAAPNAPLSRGDAIGGGAIADGVDRVLQKAREQLMQGASQLKLAAGGGVSSYYDPIDVAQYTEPEFRAAVDAAENWGTYVAVHAYTPRAIQTAIRGGVKCIEHGQLMDETTARMIADEGLWLSTQPFLDNEYANPKSSPESRAKQLEVFAGTDRAYGFARKYGIRTAWGTDILFEREATAKQGAILATMTRWYRPAEILKMATGTNAELLALAGPRNPYPGKIGVVEEGAWADLLVIDGDPLADIRLIADPDKNLKLVMKDGRIFKDTLTA, from the coding sequence ATGCTGCAATGTTCCTCGACGCGCGCGCCCGGGCGGCATCCGGCCGGCTGCCTGTGCCAGAGCCCCGGCTTCGCGCGGCTGAACGCCCGTCTCGAGGCCAAGTTCTCGCGTCGCGCCTTCGTCGCCGGAGCGGCCGCCACCGCGATGTCGGCGTTCGGGCCAAGGCCGGCATCGGCGCGCATCCCCAAGGCGCCCGGCTCGGCGATCGCCTTCACCAACGTCCGGGTGTTCGACGGCAAGTCGGAGGCGCTGCGGGCCGGCCTGCGGGTCGTCGTCGAGGGGCAGAAGATCAAGGCGGTCGAGGCGGCCGGACAGCCGCTCGCGGCCGGAGTGCGGACGATCGACTGCGGCGGCCGCGTGCTGATGCCGGGCCTCATCGACGCGCACTGGCACGCCATGATGGCGGCGATCCCGCTCACCACCCTCATGGTGGCCGACGTGGGCTACATCAACCTTCTGGCCGCCAACGAGGCGGAGCGGACGCTGATGCGCGGCTTCACCAGCGTGCGCGACATGGCCGGGCCCAGCTTCAGCCTCAAACGCGCGATCGACACCGGGCTGGTGTCCGGTCCGCGCATCTGGCCGTCGGGTGCCATGATCTCGCAGACCGGCGGGCACGGCGACTTCCGCTTTCCCTACGAGGTGCCGGCCGCGCCGAACGCCCCGCTGAGCCGCGGCGATGCGATCGGCGGCGGTGCGATCGCCGACGGCGTCGACCGCGTGCTGCAGAAGGCCCGCGAGCAACTGATGCAGGGGGCGAGCCAGCTCAAGCTGGCGGCGGGTGGCGGGGTGTCCTCCTACTACGACCCGATCGACGTCGCGCAATACACCGAGCCGGAGTTCCGCGCCGCCGTGGACGCCGCCGAGAACTGGGGCACCTACGTCGCGGTGCATGCCTACACGCCGCGCGCCATCCAGACGGCGATCCGGGGCGGCGTCAAATGCATCGAGCACGGGCAGCTCATGGACGAGACGACCGCGAGGATGATCGCCGACGAGGGCCTGTGGCTCAGCACCCAGCCGTTCCTCGACAACGAGTATGCCAATCCGAAAAGCTCGCCCGAATCGCGGGCCAAGCAGCTCGAGGTTTTCGCGGGAACGGACAGGGCCTACGGCTTCGCCAGGAAGTACGGGATCAGGACGGCATGGGGCACCGACATCCTGTTCGAGCGCGAGGCGACGGCCAAGCAGGGCGCCATTCTCGCGACCATGACGCGCTGGTACAGGCCGGCCGAGATATTGAAGATGGCGACCGGCACCAACGCCGAGCTTCTCGCCCTGGCGGGACCGCGCAATCCCTATCCGGGCAAGATCGGCGTCGTGGAGGAAGGCGCCTGGGCCGACCTTCTCGTGATCGACGGCGATCCGCTGGCGGATATCAGGCTGATCGCCGACCCCGACAAGAACCTCAAGCTCGTCATGAAGGACGGCCGGATCTTCAAGGACACGTTGACGGCCTGA
- the glgX gene encoding glycogen debranching protein GlgX: MSNPSGYRSRLSEGLPYPLGATWDGLGVNFALFSANATRVELCLFDRTGRHETERIALPEYTDEVWHGYLPDARPGTRYGYRVHGPYDPAAGHRFNPNKLLLDPYARQIVGHLEWNPALFGYQMETGDDLTFDERDSAPYTYRSCVIDSAFTWGRARQPRTAWENTVIYEAHVRGFTKRHPAILPELRGTYAGLATPEITRYLASLGITAVELLPIHTFVDDSHLLDKGLKNYWGYNTIAFFAPARRYAANPDFAFAEVKEMVAHLHEAGLELILDVVYNHTAEGNQLGPTLAFRGIDNASYYRLAPEPRYYINDTGTGNTVNLSNSRVLQMVMDSLRYWAGDMRVDGFRFDLATILGREPHGFEEAGRFLDACRQDPALAEVKLIAEPWDLGPGGYQVGHFSPGWAEWNDAFRDTVRAYWRGDDGMLPRLSARLSGSADLFARRGRKPWASINFVTAHDGFTLADLVSYNERHNEANAEDNGDGHAHNLSCNHGAEGPTDDAAIVATRLRQMRNMLATLILSRGTPMLLGGDEFGRSQQGNNNAYCQDNEISWVDWEGIGADGRAQAEFVRKLVMIRRALPMLRRGRFLTGAYDEELGVKDVAWLTPAGREMTPHDWDNPHGRCLGVLLDGRAQETGIRRIGSDSTLLILVNAHTDVVPFKLPRAVGGSRWIRLIDTDEPQAHELTGSRFGHPYPVPARALVLFVLQPTRTSERATAAERSFQRVVQAVEDSSLRSVRFAFD; this comes from the coding sequence TTGTCCAACCCATCAGGCTATCGGTCCCGCCTTTCGGAAGGCCTGCCCTATCCCCTCGGCGCGACATGGGACGGGCTCGGCGTCAACTTCGCGCTGTTCTCCGCCAACGCCACCAGGGTCGAGCTCTGCCTGTTCGACCGTACCGGCCGGCACGAGACCGAGCGTATCGCGCTGCCCGAATACACCGACGAGGTCTGGCACGGCTACCTGCCCGACGCGCGGCCGGGCACGCGCTACGGCTACCGCGTGCACGGTCCCTACGACCCGGCCGCCGGCCATCGCTTCAATCCCAACAAGCTGCTGCTCGATCCCTACGCGCGGCAGATCGTCGGCCACCTCGAATGGAACCCGGCCCTGTTCGGCTACCAGATGGAGACCGGCGACGATCTCACCTTCGACGAGCGCGACAGCGCGCCCTACACCTACCGCAGTTGCGTGATCGACTCGGCCTTCACCTGGGGACGCGCGCGCCAGCCGCGCACGGCGTGGGAGAACACCGTCATCTACGAGGCGCATGTGCGCGGCTTCACCAAGCGGCATCCCGCCATCCTGCCCGAGCTGCGCGGCACCTACGCCGGTCTCGCCACGCCCGAGATCACCCGCTACCTCGCCTCGCTCGGCATCACCGCGGTGGAGCTGCTGCCGATCCATACCTTCGTCGACGACAGCCACCTGCTCGACAAGGGGCTGAAGAACTACTGGGGCTACAACACCATCGCCTTCTTCGCGCCGGCGCGCCGCTATGCCGCCAATCCCGATTTCGCCTTCGCCGAGGTCAAGGAGATGGTGGCGCACCTGCACGAGGCCGGCCTCGAGCTGATCCTCGACGTCGTCTACAACCACACCGCGGAGGGCAACCAGCTCGGGCCGACGCTCGCCTTCAGGGGCATCGACAACGCCTCCTACTATCGCCTCGCGCCCGAGCCGCGCTACTACATCAACGACACCGGCACCGGCAACACGGTGAACCTCAGCAACTCGCGCGTGCTGCAGATGGTGATGGACAGCCTGCGCTACTGGGCGGGCGACATGCGGGTCGACGGCTTCCGCTTCGATCTCGCCACGATCCTGGGGCGCGAGCCGCACGGCTTCGAGGAGGCGGGACGCTTCCTCGACGCCTGCCGGCAGGATCCGGCGCTGGCCGAGGTCAAGCTGATCGCCGAGCCGTGGGATCTCGGTCCGGGCGGCTACCAGGTCGGCCACTTCTCGCCCGGCTGGGCGGAGTGGAACGACGCCTTTCGCGACACCGTGCGGGCCTACTGGCGCGGCGACGACGGCATGCTGCCCAGGCTCTCCGCGCGCCTGTCGGGCTCGGCCGACCTGTTCGCCCGGCGCGGACGCAAGCCGTGGGCCTCGATCAACTTCGTGACGGCGCACGACGGCTTCACGCTCGCCGACCTCGTCTCCTACAACGAGAGGCACAACGAGGCCAATGCCGAGGACAACGGCGACGGCCATGCGCACAACCTGTCGTGCAACCACGGCGCCGAGGGCCCGACCGACGATGCCGCGATCGTCGCCACGCGCCTGCGCCAGATGCGCAACATGCTGGCGACGCTGATCCTCTCGCGCGGCACGCCGATGCTGCTGGGCGGCGACGAGTTCGGGCGCAGCCAGCAGGGCAACAACAACGCCTACTGCCAGGACAACGAGATCTCCTGGGTCGACTGGGAGGGCATCGGCGCGGACGGCCGGGCGCAGGCCGAGTTCGTGCGCAAGCTGGTGATGATCCGCCGGGCGCTGCCGATGCTCAGGCGCGGCCGCTTCCTGACCGGGGCCTACGACGAGGAGCTGGGCGTGAAGGACGTCGCCTGGCTGACGCCCGCCGGCCGCGAGATGACGCCGCACGACTGGGACAACCCGCACGGCCGCTGCCTCGGCGTGCTGCTCGACGGCCGCGCCCAGGAGACCGGCATCCGCCGCATCGGGTCGGACTCGACGTTGCTGATCCTGGTCAACGCCCACACCGACGTGGTGCCGTTCAAGCTGCCGCGCGCGGTCGGCGGCAGCCGCTGGATCCGCCTGATCGACACGGACGAGCCGCAGGCGCACGAGCTGACGGGATCGCGGTTCGGCCATCCCTATCCGGTGCCGGCGCGCGCGCTGGTGCTGTTCGTGCTCCAGCCGACGCGCACGTCCGAGCGGGCGACCGCCGCCGAGCGCTCCTTCCAGCGCGTCGTCCAGGCGGTCGAGGACTCGTCGCTGCGATCCGTGCGCTTCGCCTTCGATTGA